tactttgagtttttatttattgtttatgacGCAAAAGTTGATAtggagttactttttatgacaggTAGGCCATAAAGAATAACTGAGATGAGTTCTCTACTGGAAATGATCTAATGGTATGAATTACATTCCTAAAATTGACAAAAGTACATCATATTAGTTCCTGAtccattttttattaaagacgTGAACATGGCTTGATGATGTAGAATGTTAGTGACATGTGTCACTCCATGGTTTGGCCACGTGTAATGGTATGATGATATGTTGATCGGTAACACATAGTATGTTGATGTGGACAGTTGTGCCACGTGTCGCAACAGTAATCGTTCACGTGTCATCCGCTATGTCATCATTGTAGATGtaccaaattagtccctcactttacattaaggtagcgtttgttttgagttACTGAGATAGAGACTGAGAGACCGAGACTCAGTATCGTGTTTGTTAGTTCAGAGACTgttactaaaatttctgtctctgtctctaaaatttcagtatttcagtacctccaaaaagtagggacacaggggactgaaatttttagagatggagactgaaactttaataacattttatacctaaaatactttcatttcaattaattaattccaattttactttttgtgcaaattaaattagagtttcattcttgtttcaattcatgtctcctattttacaccaaacagaatactgagatttatttcaatcctTGTCTCTTAGTCTTtatctctcagtctcagtctttctgtctctgtctctccaccaaacgctacctaagtgactcattttagtccctgaagttgaatgtcgtgcaccaaaCTAGTTTATTCACtagttttttctcattttctttctataaatttaaaattctcaatatctttgaatgcattaatttcaattctattttttacatgttatttaaatacaagtgtttttataaaatatttttttcttgcgGATACCGCCGTTTTGGAGTTGACGTGAAGACATTTCAAGTATTCGCACTACCATCTCCGACCTCTTTCGTCTAGACTGAAGAGGTTGGAGATGGTAGTAAGGGTGCTTGAAGTGCCTTCAGTCTAGTCCATATATTTCATAAGAacaaaaaatgtattttaattcttgatttcttgttaaaaacacatgtttttttattaaaaaatatgtctaatcaatcatataattcttttttttataataacatacttatatattacaaaatttatcaatgttaaattattataaaaaaatatataattaaaactaaaatcataaattttttttataaaagtacttGTATTTAAacgatatatgaaaaaatagaattgaaattagtgcatctaaaatattaaatattttaaatttttaaaaaaataaataaaactagtGAAGGGAATAGTTTGGTGCACGACGTTCAATTTCAGAGACTAAAACGAGTTATTTAATGTAAAATGAGGGACTAATTTAGTGTATCTACAATGATGACATAATGAATGACACGTAGACGAATAATGTTGTGATACGTGGCACAAACGGACACGTGGCCAAATAACATTGTGACACGTGACACAACCATCGACATCAACATATCACATATCACCAGTCAACACATCATCATACCATTACATGTGGCTAAACCATGGAGTGACATGTGTCACTAACAACCCACGTCATCAAGCTATGTCATCACGTCGTTAATGAAAAATGAGTCAGGGACTAATATAGTGCACTTTTATCAATATTAGAAATGTAAGTGGTGCAATAACACTGcaattataatttcaaaaacattttaGTACACCTCTTAGAGACCATTTTGAAGTTTAATTCTGCCAATATATCCATAGCAgagataataatttataaaattaatgtatTAAGCTACATATTAAACACATTCAATGAATTTTCTCAAGAATGGTAATGCAATTAAATTTGATGAAAGgtttgcaagaaaaataaaatcaaatatatgaatttaattttaatatattaattatataaattattttatacattcatttaattatatttatttctctaaagacaataattttaaaaatgttattatttttaatatattataatacacaattaaataaatacataaaaaaatttatatcatcccttcatcaaaattatatatatacctaACACCCTTAATTAATTTGTATCAGTGTTTATATGAGTTCATAATGATGTGAGGTCCAtcataaaaatctaaattccAATATCCCATTCGATGACCACATACACTTCTAGAACAACTAGAGTAATTAAGCTATATCCATACACAcaaatgacaaaaatattaaatagtgTACTatctttattaatatttttaactttttaaaaccatatctGTTGTTATAGAGAAATACTAGTTCATtcaaatttattgttttgattattatttagttattaacttaatttttttattttaattttttaatttaataatatattttattctatatttttaaatattaataattaattaataataaaaaaataataaattttgataaccttttaaCATTTCTCAAGTAATAGTATTATATACACTAATATCCTTAATACTCCTCTCTTCAAACTTATTAAAcaatcaaatttattaaattatctaatctaataacaaaggaaaatgctatttgtatactaaaattagtcattaaaattagttattaatatatttatatataagtatatatgtgatttaatttattttcaatgtgtatttatattttagcatatattttatattaatgactgactttaataattaattttaatgtacacatAACATaatctaacaaaaaatattaattatacataaaaactacatatgaatttttatttatataaatatacatatttTCCAAATAAATCTTCCTACTTACATGCAAAGCTTCGCAACTCTTCCCATTCACTaatatctatatttatataaataaaaataaatagaaaNNNNNNNNNNNNNNNNNNNNNNNNNNNNNNNNNNNNNNNNNNNNNNNNNNNNNNNNNNNNNNNNNNNNNNNNNNNNNNNNNNNNNNNNNNNNNNNNNNNNNNNNNNNNNNNNNtctaacaaaaaaaaaaaaaaacagttatAGCTTCGATTTTACAGGATATCGTACTTACAACTGTCATATTTATTTCAGGCACAATTCTTTATCTTGCTTATAGTTATAATAATAAGTATTTTCCATCATCGTTCCAAATTCCATATGATCACTTACATCTTTCAGCTctcttgtattttttaattttttatatttacttcaTTATTCGTCACTCACGACTATTTGATACTTTATAAAAATTGTATATTATTGAATGTAACTgtgattaaatatattaaattttggatgaaaattcaaatttgacatatttaattaaattgtcatctaataattttttattattaacttaaTGTGCATTTGAGTTTCAACctaaattttgaatcaattTATAATAGTCAAATAATCAACTCATTTTTTCGCTTAAACAAAtgtgaaaaatttaaattttatctacttacctgaattttaattaattttatgatttttagggGAGAAAAAAAGGAATAAGAAAAAGAGGGTGAAGTTTGCAGAGAATGTGAtggtaaaagaaaaaagagaagaaaggaaagaagaaaaacaaaaaaaaaacaaaacagagaaagaagTACAAATTGCATAAACGAGACAAAAAAAATGCCAACAAACAGAATCGCTCTGTATAACGAGATTATGAGAGATCGAGTCAACATAATTGCTTGTTTGATCATACCTTAATATTGAAAAGTTTAGGTGGTTAGATCAAAGATGTAGTTGTAGAAGGTGAAAACTTGCATActgttatttttcaaaaattattagataataatttaattaaattagtcaaattaaCAGTTCTTTGTAAATTTAATGTTGAATTTTGATCAACCGTGTTAATGATATTGTGTTGTAAATTAGTGAGATtggcttttttttatataatttgaaaaatggaaACGTATTTTTTATAAGAACGTTGCTCACTTAAATAaagtaatatattaaaaatcaatgTATGTAAAGTTGTAATCTTAATTTATTACGCGCGAATGaattatatgtataaaaatatgtattttatatttttgtaaatatattcgaaaaaatatatgaattaatgtgtataaatatataataattaatttaacaatTGATTTATTAATGTACTTAAACTTAATTTATGTCTAAAActctaaatatatttattttttataattttttaggtaaaagaaaaataaaaaatatttaggacGTGGTTGTGGTTGTAGATACATGATTTACCGGTTCAATTAATggtttcttcatgagttcttaagattttgtgtattttttattaaaaaatattattaaattttaatgtctCATAAATGTGAAAATCTTATTGTATATTACATTCTTATTAGTGATATGCTGAGCATTTAATGTATTCAAATATATAGTGTCAACGgtcaattacaatttttttagtaCACTATCTTTATTTCTTCCATgagaaaattattaataatatttgtgaTTAAATATAAATGACTAATTATCAAAAGAGAATTTTGACCTCATAAAAACGTCTATAATAAAATTTCTTAAAAGATTTTTCTATTGATCGCACCATAATGAAAGAGATACTCATTTTTATAATCACATCATATGCATAAACAAGTTGGACTTAATTTATATGAAACCAAACCAAAATATTAATACTTTACATCATagtaaaacatataaaaaaacaaaccaAATATCAATTAGATTGAtatactaatataatatttagacaTTAAAGCATAAAATATCCCCAAGAGAATTGTTTCTTATCAACTCTTGAAACCATTACTCCATAATTGAACAAAATGAATACaatataattctttttctcaaaaaaattgtgaaattttaaatgtaaaattttattgtctctaaagaaaaaattgtaattgaataaaatatagGAAGATATTTTTAGTTGTGACTCACATTGGAGGAACAACAAATTGCACCAAAATCAATATCATGAAAGGAACACTCACATCCTAAATACTTAAACAATATACCATTTCATTGCATTTCATTAACACTACCAAGCATATTAACGTGATACTTGAATTCACATGTTAATGTGGTGAAGAATGAGCAGCatgcaatgaaaataaaacatgGACCACAAAACTAGTTTGGATGAATTGATTTGTAAGAGATTGAATCTTGAGCAAACGAAAACTCGGATGATTTGGACATGTCAGAAGAAAATCGACAGAATATTTAACGAGGAGGgtagatgagatggaagatggagtGAAAGATAGAAGAATACCTAAAAAGACCATCATTAAGATTGTCAATCAAAATCTACACGTAAACCATCATTGTTGTATTCATCTATAAGATgcactttaaaaaaatattaatatttttttataggatatgttttgattttttttatttaatgtaagAGGTTATATATTCTCTCGTCTTTCAactttgtcatttttttttcaaaaaaattattatcaattttttatatagtctttcttttatatttcttttgaatttttcttcaaaagttaacattatatttctttttaaagtgatataattttataagaataaaaaaaactatgtaTGAAAACTACAAAGTGAAGATATATACACATTATTATCCTTTTCTCTTCATTGTTTAAACTCTAAAGATGAGAAGACATGAATCATACTTTTCTGCATAAGTTGAGTACAATATCTCATATTTGAGGCTTAATATTCAATAACATCCTAATTATACCTTGTCAAAAAAATAAGGGGGAAGGGCTAGGAAATAGTCCATTTAATCTCACCATAAACTTGGtaaattcattgcatatttaattatatttttaaatgctTATTTAGTATGGTACCATAGAAACCCTGTGAGACTCACATGCATTGTTATGCCAATATATCCATAGTAGAGATAATAATctataaaaattaatgtattAACTATTAAGCCACGCATTAAACTCAAtccatgaatttttttaaaaatggtaatgtaatgaaaaaaaaataaatattaaattcatataaattCCAAATGTCCCATGACCATATTATACTTCTAGAACAATGAGAAAAATTAAGTTATACCGCCTAAGCTATACCGCCTATACGCATAAACACAAATGACAAAAGTATTTAGTGTACTCTCTTTATTCATCACCTCTATTCTAtctcctcttttcttctcttatgttcttttcttctctattcCTAACAAAATAAGAACAGCAGTTATGGTTTCGATTTCACAGGGTATTGTACTCACAGCAGTCATATTTGTTTCAAGTACAGTTCTTTATCTTGCTTATAGTTACAGTAATAAATGTTCTCCATCATCGTTCCAAATTCCACATGATCACAGTTCAAATAACAACCCCACCAAACAATTTCTACGCTCTTGCTTATACTCAGGTAACTAAAAACTCACTTACATCATCGCTCtttctcttatattttttaattttttatatttactctATTATTCGTCACCATGATTATTTGTtactttataaaatttgtatattattgaatgtaatttgatatattaaattttgggtaaaactttaaatataattttatgaaaGTAATACCCGAAAACAATCAGATAACTTgagatatttaattaaattgtcaTCTAACAATTTTTTAGTATTAACTTCATGTGTATTTGAGTTTCAACTTAAATTTTGAACCAATTTTTTAATAGTCTAGTGATCAACTTATTTTTTTCGCttgaacaaatataaaaaatttgaattgtcTACTTTGAcctgaattttaatttattttatgatttttaggggagaaaaaaaagaataagaagaagagggTGAAATTTGCAGAGGATGTGATGatgaaagaaatattaaaagaaaataaagaagaaaaacaaaggaagaagcaaaacagaggaagaagaaattgcATAAACGAAACAAAAGAAATGCCAGCAAACAGAATTGCTCTATATAACGGGATTATGAGAGATCGAGGCAACAGACTTGCTTGTTGTCACTGATTCTTATACAATTTTCCTgtagatttttttgtttgatgatATCTTAATGTTGAAAGGTTTAGTTGGTTAGATCAAAGATATAGTtgtaaaatgtaaaaatttatatataattatcttttgagtatcattagataataatttagtattatttaacaattttctGATGATCAACTTTTCAACAAAAAAAGTACATGTGAATCTTCTCAAATTCACTAAAATAGTTTCTCACATCAATAACAGAAAATCAAAAGTCTTCGTAAATTCAATGTTGAATTTTTATCAACTCTGTTAATGatattttgttataaattagtgaaattggctctgttttctttatattttgaaaatggaaCATATTTTCTCATAAGAAGGTTGTTCATTTAAATAaagtaatatattaaaaatcaatgTATGTAAAGTTGTAAACTTAATTTATTACGCGCGAATGaattatatgtataaaaatatgtattttatatttttgtaaatatatttgattatttgacTATTATGatagatttaaaaaattatgaattactatttttatttcttgcatgagaaaattattaataacaTTTATGATTAATTATCAAAAGAGAATTTTGACCTCATAAAAAGATGTCTATAATGAAATTTCCTTTAAGATTTTTCTATTAATGGCACTATGAAAGAGATACTCATTTTTATATTCACATCATATGCATAAACTAGTTGGACTTAATTTATATGAAACCAACCCAAaatattaatactttttttaaaaatagtaggttatattttattaattattaaaaaataaaagataaagatgTCCAAAAGTAAGACAGCACAATAAAAGGTGGGATAAGTActgttttggtccctaacgttgaGGGCCAAAATCGAAACCGTCCCTGATGTAATTTTCGACTTAAAATTGTCCTTAACGTTGTAtttcattttaaaatcgtcatttctaataaaatttttaaatttattccgAAATTAtccttattttaataaaaaatataaaattaaaaaaaaaagaaaacgcgTTTTGTGGGNNNNNNNNNNNNNNNNNNNNNNNNNNNNNNNNNNNNNNNNNNNNNNNNNNNNNNNNNNNNNNNNNNNNNNNNNNNNNNNNNNNNNNNNNNNNNNNNNNNNNNNNNNNNNNNNNNNNNNNNNNNNNNNNNNNNNNNNNNNNNNNNNNNNNNNNNNNNNNNNNNggatcgacccttactcatgtaaggtattacttggatgacccagtacacttgctggttaagttgaacgtagttgtgatcacatatgccaaagagtcattaaataaatctcatgcaaatacaaagagggcaatcacaatttcgtccaccaatccGTCGTGTGCGTCGTCGTCCGAGGAGCCACCGCCGTCCTTGCTCGTCGTCTCCCTTAGAGCCGTCGTCATCGAGGGCTAGCAGAGAGAGAAACGCGAGAGTTAGGGTCACCACTTCGCCGCCTCGCCGCTTCTGCCTCGCCGACCCACCGCCGCACCGCCGCCCACcgcttcttattcttcttctgtgaattctgtgaatttctgaatttcttcttcttttgttgtGGAATATTATTGTTGCTGATttgttgatttgttgttttctgCTTGTTGATTTGTTGATTTGTTGTGGAATATTATTGTTTCTGCTTGTTgatttattgatgattttaatacgaaaaaaaacgttaaggacgattctaaatcgaaaattaaaagagggACGATTTCGATTCTAACCCTCaatgttagggaccaaaatcgtacttatcCCTATGCATAAACTAGTTGGACTTAATTTATATGAAACCAAGCCAAAATattaacacttttttttttcaaagatagtaggttatattttattaattattaaaaaataaaatataaagatgtCCAAAAGTAGGATATCACAATAAAAGGTggggatttttcaaaaatactacaCTGAAGATATTCATCCAACGGTGCGAGGTCGAAAAACgaagaaaaatcttaaaaaagaaagaatgataaatcaaattgaatgcaactaagagCTTGCCTCATGGAGATGACGACCTAAACGGGgagttctttggatttcatggAGTAACTTGACAGAGCTTGCTAGAATGGCAGACGACATAGAAGTAGAACCTTCAAAAATCAACTGGTTGCGAGCTTTCCAGCAGTTCCAACAAATGATGGCAAGCAATTGAGGGTTACGGTCAGCATTCTTCGACGGGTTAAGTATCTCTGTCGATGCAGTCCACCATGTCCAAAAGTCGTTAGAACTCTGAGGGGGAAGACAGTCACgaagataactctgaaaccatACGTCTTTAATTCTAGAGCAATCGATCAAACAATGAGTGACTGTTTCCGTTGCTTCATGATAGCAGGGGCATATTGGTGATATAGATGAGATGCGATGATAAATTCGAGCAAGCACCGGAAGTTGGCCATGGAGAACTTTCCAGATAAATAGCTTAATTTTGTGAGGCAAGTTCAACTTCCATAGATCAATTCATGACTTTTTCTGCTGCATATAATTAGGGCAAAACTCTAGAGACGGATGGTAAAATAAATAGCCAATTCTGTAACCTGAAACTGTATCATATTGCTTGGATTTGTTCAAATTCCATTGCAATTTGTCTCTATTCTGCTGAATTTTAACTGACAAAATTCTGTTTGCAACGTCTTGGGgaaataattcttgaatgagATTCTGATTCTAATTCTTATTTTCAGTAATTAGATCTTTAACTCTTGGAACCAACTCAGAAATAGCATTTCTATTTGGCATGTCAGAAATCATTAAAGGATACGGAGGAGGCAGCCAAGGATCCTCAAAGGTTCGGATATTCTCACTAGTACCCACAGCCCAATTAAGACCTTTTTCAACAATCTTTCGGCATTCTAGTATGCTCCTCCATCCCCAAGAAGGTAAGACTCTAATTTCTGCCGTTATAGCATTACCATTACTAAAGTATTTACCTCTTAGGATTTTGGATAATAAAGAAGTAGGTTGTGTTACAAGTCGCCAAAACTGTTTGCCTAAAAGCGCCAGATTTTGGATTCTGAGATCTTTAAATCCAAGGCCTCATTCTTTTCGTGGGCGAGTCATAGTGTCCCAACTAATCCAAGCCATCCGCCTTTCAGAACCTTTTTGTCCCCACCAGAACTGAGAAAGTAGAGAGTGAATTTCCAAAATTAAACCATCAGGAAACTTGAAGCAAGACAATGTATAAATAGGAATAGCTTCTCCCACTACCTTAAGCAATACGTGTCTACCACCTGACAAAAGAAGATTACGCTTCCACCCTTGGATTCTTTTTCGAACATTTTCTTTGATCATACTAAAAGAAGCCTTTTTCGATTTAGAGACTGTAGAAGGCAAACCAAGGTATTTATCCTGAACCCCAATATGATTAATATTCATAGAGGTAGCCAGTAGTGTACGAGTAGTGGAGGGAGTGTTGTGGCTAAAGAATATTGCAGATTTATTAAGATTTACCCTCTGGCCACTATTGCTTTCATAAGAATTCAATAAATGCAGGATATTTGAACATGTTTCAGGATCAGCCTTACAGAATAAGATGAAATCATCAACAAACAGGAGGTGGTTGACCTTGGGACATCGCCTATGTATTTGAAGACCCAGAATTAATCTGTTTTGTTCTGCCTTGTGTAGAAAGAAGGAGAGACCTTCTCcacaggaaaaaaaaaagatagggGGATAGAGGATCTCCTTGTCGAATACCTCTATTTGGTTTGAAAAAACCATAAGGTTGTCCTTCCATAATAACAGAATAAGAAACAGTTGTCACTAATTTTCGAATCCACATGATCTACCGGGAGTCAAAACCAAACTTCTCCAATATAAACCAAAGAAAGTGCCATTCCACCCTATCATATGCTTTACTCATATCTAATTTTAGTGCCATTTCATTTTCGAGTcccttttttttgttcttcaagtAATGCATACACTCGTGAGCAATTAGGATATTATCAGAGATTAATATGCCTTTAATAAAGCACACTGTGTAGGGCTAATTAGTCTATTCATCATACCCTGAAGTCTATGTACAATTACTTTGGAGATAATCTTGTAAAAGACTGAAGATAGGCTTATTGGTCTTACCTGAGTCATATCTTTAGCAGCAGAAATCTTGGGAATAAGACAGATTTGAGTGTGGTTAAAACCCTTCAAAATTCTGCTCCCTGAAAAGAAGCTCTTAACTGCTCGAAACACATCACCACTAAGTATGTTCTAGAagctttgaaaaaattttgctgTCATACCATCATCTCCTGGAGCATTTTGAGGATGAATGCTAAATGTTGCACGTTTCACTTCCTCCATAATCACTGGTCCTTGAAGCCTACAGTTCATGTGAGCTGTAACCTTAAGTTCAAAATCAGTAAACAGAGGTTCAGGGTTCTCATGACAAGTGGAGGAAAAAATGTCCTTGAAATAAGATTCAGCCACAGAAGCAATACCAGCATTTGAAGTAGCAACTTCACCATCACTACCAGTTAGTTGCCAAATTCTATTCCTTCGAGTTCgatttctaaatttctaatggaagaaAGCTGTATTTTGATCACCAGATTTGAGCCATTTGACTCTAGACTTATCTTTCCAATAAGATTCCTCATTTTGCAATGCTTTTTCAAGTTTGTCCTCTATTTTTGAAATGATGTCGCCTCCATGAATTCCTGCTAAACGAAGTTCCTCTAATTCCGACTGTAGTAAATCAATCTCCATCTTCGAATTAGATCTGTGTTCTTGCTACCATCTGACAATCTTATGCCGAAAAcgctttattttttgagttaggATATACATGGCTGAACCATCAATCTGTTCGTGCCAAACTTCTCTAATAatcttccttattttatcattggACCACCATCtttcttgaaatttgaatcgACGTGTAGATCTTTCAGTTCTCGGATTAGAGTCTAAGAGAAGAGAGGAGTGATCCGAGCTTAATTCTGACAGTCTAAGAACCGTTGCAttgatataaaaaatcaaactaaataattaaatatcaattacattgatataataatataatatttagacattaaaacataaaagatcCCCAAAATATCTAAAACCCAAGAGAATTGTTTCTTATCTACTCTTGAAACCATTACTCCATAATTAAACAAAATGAATACAACAtaattgttttaataaaaaacttGTGAGATTTCAAACGTAAAATTTTATTGCCTCTAgaaaaaattgtaattgaatCAAATATAGGGATATATTTTTAGTTGTCACTCATATTGGAGGAACAAGAAGTTGCACAAAAATCAATATCAAGAAAGGAACATTCGCTAAATACTTAAACAAATTACCATTCCATTCCATTTCATTAACACTATCAAGCATATTAACATGGTACCTGAATTCACATGTTAATGTGGTGAAGAATGAGCAGCATGCAATGCAAATAAAACATGGACCAAAAAACTAGTTTAAATGAATTGATTTGTCAGAGCTTGAATCTTGAGCAAAGAGAGACTCATTCAATTACTATTCTGACTATGCTAAATTTAAAGGCACAAAACTTCTTCATGTTTTTATCAAGATAGCCCAACATATTTGACTGATTCAAGTCTTTACATATATTAGatataggtttaattactctattgatcctatagtttcgcgaaatttttaattaggtctctattttttttcttttaattgggtccctgtacaattttttttttcaattagatccCTCTTaatagtaattggcttaattttatagggacccaactaaaaaaattggtgcaggaacccaaataaaagaaaaaaaattctagggacccaattaaaaaaaaattggtacaaggactcaattaaaaggaaaaaaaaaatacaaagacctaattaaaaatttcgcaaaactatagagatcaacagagtaattaaaccttagaTATAAAGTActatatttcttatttttttaataaatttagtaAGT
This sequence is a window from Arachis duranensis cultivar V14167 chromosome 2, aradu.V14167.gnm2.J7QH, whole genome shotgun sequence. Protein-coding genes within it:
- the LOC107472822 gene encoding uncharacterized protein LOC107472822, with protein sequence MVSISQGIVLTAVIFVSSTVLYLAYSYSNKCSPSSFQIPHDHSSNNNPTKQFLRSCLYSGEKKKNKKKRVKFAEDVMMKEILKENKEEKQRKKQNRGRRNCINETKEMPANRIALYNGIMRDRGNRLACCH